Below is a genomic region from Flammeovirgaceae bacterium SG7u.111.
CGTGGCTGCCAAACGAACCAAGGTGCTCGTATTTGGCGGGAATTACCAACTTGCCCTCTTGGCCAATCGCGCCCCATTTTCCCCCTTCCCGCACAGGAAATAAGGTTTGCGAGAAGGAAAAGGAAGAAATTAGTAATAAGAAAAAAGTGAAGAATAGATTCTTGTGGATAGGATTCATTTTATATGAAATATTTTGGTTTCAGTTTTTTAGAAAAGCTAGTGCCTAAATACGTGCCAAAGTGGCGAATTAGGAAGTTTGATGTTGGGAATAGTTCTGTATTTTCTACGGTTCTAAAAAGAATTATTGCCTTTTTATGTCCTAAACTGCCAAAATGAATGGCAAAAACTTTTCGAGCGACAATTTTCCTTTGGTTTTCCTAAACAAAACCCTCCCTTTTCTTTTTTTAAGTTAATGAACTTCTGTAACACGCAACTCGCAACACATACCTTTTCCACTAGCCAATACAAGTAAACACATCAAAATCGAATTTCAATGAGCAAGGAAGAAAAAATCCAAGAACTTGATGCCTTGGCCGCCAAAGCGTTGCAAGGTGGTGGTGAAAAAAGAATTGATTCTCAGCACAAAAAAGGGAAACTAACAGCTAGGGAACGAATTGCCTTGCTCCTTGACCAAGGCTCATTTGAAGAGGTCGGTATGTTGGTGAAGCATCGTTGCACCGACTTTGGAATGGAAGATGAAACCTACTTGGGCGATGGCGTAGTGACGGGCTACGGAGAGGTAAACGGAAGATTGGTCTATGTGTTTTCCCAAGATTTCACCGTATTTGGAGGTGCGCTTTCCGAAGCTCATGCCGAGAAAATCTGCAAGATCATGGATTTGGCTCTGAAAAATGGTGCTCCGCTTGTAGGATTGAACGATTCGGGAGGGGCGCGAATTCAAGAAGGAGTTGCCTCTTTGGGTGGCTATGCCGATATATTTTACAGGAATACCTTGGTTTCTGGCGTAATCCCACAAATTTCTGGAGTGATGGGCCCTTGCGCTGGCGGTGCTGTTTATTCCCCCGCCATCACCGATTTTATTTGCATGGTGGAAGATACTTCCTACATGTTTGTAACAGGACCAAACGTGGTAAAAACCGTTACCCACGAAGAGGTGTCGTTTGAAGATTTGGGCGGGGCTTCGGCGCACAGTACCAAAAGTGGTGTGACGCACCTCACCGCAGCCAACGACGTGGATTGCATCAATCAGATAAAAACTTTATTAAGCTTTATCCCCCAAAATTGTGAGGATGAAACCCCAAGGTTGCCT
It encodes:
- a CDS encoding acyl-CoA carboxylase subunit beta; protein product: MSKEEKIQELDALAAKALQGGGEKRIDSQHKKGKLTARERIALLLDQGSFEEVGMLVKHRCTDFGMEDETYLGDGVVTGYGEVNGRLVYVFSQDFTVFGGALSEAHAEKICKIMDLALKNGAPLVGLNDSGGARIQEGVASLGGYADIFYRNTLVSGVIPQISGVMGPCAGGAVYSPAITDFICMVEDTSYMFVTGPNVVKTVTHEEVSFEDLGGASAHSTKSGVTHLTAANDVDCINQIKTLLSFIPQNCEDETPRLPYEAKGSELRPELTDIIPENPNQPYDMREVIAGLVDDKEFFEVQKDFAGNIVVGFARIEGRSIGIVGNQPAVLAGVLDIDASNKAARFVRFCDSFNIPLLVLVDVPGFLPGTDQEWNGIIKNGAKLLYAFCEATVPRVTVITRKAYGGAYDVMNSKHIGADMNFAWPTAEIAVMGAKGAAEIIFKKEIKTAENPKEKLEEKIEEYTKLFANPYKAASRGYIDEVIKPEATRQKLMKVFKMLENKVDKLPKKKHGNIPL